ACTATTTTTTTTTGTAATATATTGACCTTGTATTTCCCTCTATAATGACTTTGGTTGCTTTGTAATATATCAAAACAACTATTTTTTTTTGTAATATATTGACCTTGTATTTCCCTCTATAATGACTTTGGTTGCTTTGTAATATATCAAAACAACTATTTTTTTTTGTAATATATTGACACTTTCTTTCCCTCTGTAATGACTTTGGTTGCTTTGTAATATATCAAAACAACTATTTTTTTTTGTAATATATTGACCTTGTATTTCCCTCTATAATGACTTTGGTTTCATCCGCATTTAAGTCTTCCTTTGTAATATATTAACCTTGTATTTTTTTTTCAGGTTTAGCTGAACATGGGACTTGACTATAGCTATAGTCAGCCTTCTGACTCAGAGGACTATGGTGGGGAGACAGCTGACAGTATCTACAGCGAGACAGAAGAGCTTATACGCCGAGACCAAGCTGAGCTTGGGTACAATTATGGTGAGCCGGTTCAGTATCCGCCTCAACCCGAGGTGGAGTTTGGCTTTCCTCAGACATGCTACTGTGGTAGTCAACCTATTCTAGCCACCTCTTGCACTAGGAATGATCCTGGAAGAAGATAATACACTTGTGCTAATGTTGATGATGGTGAGTGTCATGTCTGGAAATGGTGGGATTTGGCGGTTATGGAGGAGATGAGAGCCCGAGATGTACACACGCTGCAGTTGGCTGACAAGGTAGACGCTCTAGGCTTGTTGCCTGACTATGAGAGTCAGCAGAAACTGGATAGGTTAGAGAAGATGGTGTGTGATTTAGCTAAGAAGAAACCTAGGTTTACCAACGGCTTTGAGTACTTGGTTGGTCTAGTGGTTTTCGTAGTAGTTTTAATAGGAATGCTTCTCATGTTTAAGTAAATCAAATGAGTAATGGTTATAGAACCATGTGTAATTTGTAATGGATTTGTACTCTTTCTCGGATTTGCACTATTTCCACTTTTTATTATGCTTTGTTTCATATGCAATATGTGTTGATTTTTGAACTAAATTGTAATTTGTAACTGAATTGTAACACTTGATAAAAATGTGAGAAGATGTATAGTATCAGAAGTTGTTATTTTTTGTTTGCTAGTATCACAAGTTTTACTATAGCATCACAAGTTCTACTAAAGCATCACAAGATGTACTATGGGTCACATGGGTCACAAGAAAACAAGATGGAGTCACAAGAAGTTTACTTGTATTATCACACGATACATTTGAAAGTGTCTATAAATACTTCAACATCTATCTCATCACATATATTCAAAGCATCACTCGTATGCTTATATAAAAACATTCTCTTTTTTTTAAAAAAAATTCGAAATGGCTTCTTTCACATGTCCATGAACAATTAAAAAAAGATTTGATTGAAAATATATGGGAGAAATTTGGACATCTTCCAACTTAATATAATGTTTATGTTTGTATGAATTCAATAAAATGTTTGTTTCCTATTATTTATTTATGATTTTTTTTCCAACTTTGTAATTTTTTTCTGTTTGTGTTTTCTATTTTAAATGTTTTATTGTTTTATTCAAAACTTATCATTTATATGTCATTAAAATGTTAAAACTTATAAAAAAAAATAATTAACTAAAATACCACTGGAAGTCCTACCAATAATCTTAACTTTTAAGGTTGTCCCTAACCTAAGTCCTTAACATCAAAATAACATTAACATAACCTAAGGACACACTAATTGGTCGTAGGGATAATGTTGCTCTTACAGATTCATTTCCATTTTACTCGCCCAATGTTTAAGAAAAAAATCAACAAAGGATTCAAGATCTTCCTTCTTCCATCCATCAACAGGATCAGACGCAAACGACCACTCGAGTAGACAAACTTTTCCACCGTCCGATTCATCACCACCGTCCACTGTCGTTACTTTGACTGTCGCCACGTAAGATCTGAACCCTACGTTATTCTCGAGGACCTCATAGCTCAAACACCGTTCGACTGGATCGATCTTGACCAAACGCTCTCTAGCCCATTTGGTTTCCTCCTCGTCCTTGGTTCTGGTGGAGGTGCAGTATTGGACCAGACCAGGCTGGCCATCGGTTCCTTCGACACGGTAACATGTGTCAATGGTTGGTAACCACTTGTGGATATTGCAGAAGTCTGAAACAACTGACCAGATTTGCTCCGCCGTGACGCCGTTGACTTGGGCGACTTTTTTACCCTCCCACCTAAGCGACGCCGTTTCTCGTTCCATTTCGCTGTCGAGTTTAATGATTGGTATAGTTAGTTGCTTCGGTGTAATGTTTCTCGAGGAGTTTAATTGGTAGCACAAAGCTATTTATACTCGACGTCAACCGTGTAATGGATACTATACTTACGGTTTTACCCTCAGTTCACCAAGAAACCAAGTGCAATCCAATAACTATATAGGCCCAATCCAATAACTATAAGATCCAATCACAAAGCATGCATGGTCCAATGCTCTCTTTTTTTTTTGGACTACCATTCAAGTGCTCTCTTCTCTATGTAACCCACACTCGCCCAAAAGTCTCCAATTATTTTTGAGTTTTTATTTCTATGATTCATTATTGATTTTTCTTAACAGTAATATTATTTTATCATAACAGATATTATTATTGATATACGAAGATCGCATTATACGATTCTACTTATATCATACTGAAGATTTTTTTTTTTTTTTTTGGTAAAAATGTTAAAATTTTATACCATTTTCAGTTTTTTACAGAATTTACAAAGATACACTAGTAGAAGAAAAAAGAAAAAAAAAATCTAAACAACACAGGGAAGAAGAAGAAAAGACAACATCAAGAGACCTAAAGAACAGTTAAACAATCTTAACTCATATAACTAAGAAGCATAGCAGTAGCTAGAGGTTGACCAAATGAATGCATTGCCAAATGGAAATGACACCTTTGATGAAATATGAGACCACGCTGCACTAGAAATTGGTTTGCCTGCTAACGCTGCTCCAAATGATTGATGCCATCTCCGGACAGTTTTGCAAACCTCAGTCGAAGAACCTCAATCCTCCAACCACCACCAGCAGTAGGAAATTGAGCTTCAAGAACTCCTACCACTACTCTTACCAAAAAGCTCTAGCTGCGCCCACTGGAAAGTTCCACCTAAATCTCCAAAAGTTACCATTATTCGGTTCGGCTTCAGAACTAATGTGAACCATAGCAAAGTTGGGTACAGTGAGAGTCACATTCTGATGTTGTTCTTCCAAACCTTCAATTAGACTATGGATCACCATTGTGAACCAAAAGATTCAACATTGGTGCTGGGATGACATATCCAAACATGAGGCTTCCTCGACGAACTGTCCATCCCATGACCCACAAGAGGTTAAGAAACGCCGCCTCACGCTAAGCCCGAGAACCGGACCTAGTTCCAAGAGCAACGCCAAAGCTACGCCAACGTGGGAGAGCCGGTGAGCAACTCCGACGAACCGGAAAGGAAGACCCTCCAAAAATAAACAACTGATGCAAAACGAACACCAAAAGCGGCGAAGACCGAGAGTGACAAGTTGGAGCAACCGCCGGAGGAGACCAAGAACAGGTCATAGACGGCCCGCCTCAACTCCGAGAACGGCAGCGGTACACGAACAACACAGCAGCAGTAACTACTACACAGCATCCAACACAACCACGAGCTCGTCTCCGGAGAATCTCCGAAGCCCAACAGAACCGGAGAAGGTAGGAAGGTCTCACCTACTCGACCCGAGAAAACGAAACCACCTACGCCGAAAAACTTCTCACCAACCCGAAGCAAGACACCAAGCCACCGAATCTAGAGAGAGGAGACACCCACATACGACCAGGCACTCCCACCACCACAAAGGAAACAGATCTAGAAATTGAAAACCTAGATCTACTCCACTCCGCAACCCAAAAGCCGACTTCACCGCCAGTACACCCAAGAACCAACCTCGTCTCGACACCACCACTCCACCAAGAGATACATGAAGGTCACTCACCGAGGTAGAGATTCCTCCGTTTCTGCTCAGCTTCATCACAACAGGGTCGGAAACATATCAGCAGGGAAGGATGGACCAGTGAGGAAGCAAGAGATAGAAAGGGAAAAAGAAAACAAGACGCCTCCGGCGGCGGAGAACCACCGGAGCAACCGGAGGAAAGATGAGCTTTTTCTTTTTCTTTTTGAGAGATTTTGGAGAGAGAAAAAGGAGTTTTTTTCAAAAACTGTAAAAGTTGAACTTTTTATAGTGACTGAGCTCACCCCGAAGGACCACCTCACCAGAAATCTCCAAAGCGTGCCCGAGAAACCCAATGGGCCATCTGCGAACACATGATTTTTTTATTACCACAGTACCACCCCGTCGATAGAGAGTCGAACCCGCGACCTCTGGCAATCGTATGTGAGAATCTCATTGAAACCACTAGGCCATCAATGATATCTCAAAGAACTGTAAAGGTTGAACTTTTATAGTGACTGGACTCACCCCGAAGGACCACTTCACTAGAAATCCCCAAAGTGAGCCCGAGAAACTCAATGGACCATCTGCGAGCACAAGATTTTTTTATTACCACAGTACCATCCCGCCGACAGAGAGTTGAACCCGCGACCTCTGTCACTCGTGTGTGAGAATCTCATCGAAACCACTAGACCATCAATGATATCTCTGAAGATTTTTTTTTGTTAACCTGATCCAAGCCTTAGGCCCGACTAATCCCCTTGAGCCAGATACATTGCTTGGTGCTACTCTCGAGGGGTGTAAACCCATCCTCCGCGTTGGTATCATGTTGAAGATTTTACGTAAATGTATCTTTATTAATCTAATATAATGACAAATTATCTTTTTTGATATTCAAATCCTATTTGGTAAGGTAGAACCTATGATGCACGGCAGCACGGGGACGTGAGTTTGAGTG
The DNA window shown above is from Brassica oleracea var. oleracea cultivar TO1000 chromosome C3, BOL, whole genome shotgun sequence and carries:
- the LOC106333662 gene encoding lachrymatory-factor synthase-like, which translates into the protein MERETASLRWEGKKVAQVNGVTAEQIWSVVSDFCNIHKWLPTIDTCYRVEGTDGQPGLVQYCTSTRTKDEEETKWARERLVKIDPVERCLSYEVLENNVGFRSYVATVKVTTVDGGDESDGGKVCLLEWSFASDPVDGWKKEDLESFVDFFLKHWASKMEMNL